A window of Myxococcota bacterium genomic DNA:
GACCCCGGGCCGGGAGTCACTTGGCCCGACGTGCGGCGCGTAGCGCTTGAGGTGAAGTCACTCCTCGACGACCACCAGCTCATCGGCTGGCCGAAGACCAGCGGCTCGCGCGGCATGCACATCAACGTTCGCATCGCGCCCCGCTGGCCCTTCGGGGAAGTCCGGCGGGCAGCGCTGGCGCTCGCGCGCGAGATCGAGCGGCGCGCGCCCCAGCTCGCCACCTCGAAGTGGTGGAAGGAGGAGCGGCGCGGCGTGTTTCTCGACTACAACCAGAACGCCAAGGACCGCACGACCTGCTCGGCCTACTCGGTGCGGCCGCTCGACGACGCGCGTGTCTCGACGCCACTCACCTGGGCCGAGGTGCCGGACTGCGAGCCGGCGGACTTCACCGTGTTCACGGTGCCGGCGCGCCTGGCGAAGATGGGTGACCCGCACGCGGGCATCGACCGGGCGGCCGGGTCACTCGAGCCGCTGCTCGAGCTCGCGGCGCGCGACGAGGCGGCCGGCCTGGGCGACGCCCCCTGGCCGCCGCACTTCCGCAAGATGGAGGGCGAGGCGCCGCGCGTGGCTCCGTCGCGGAAGAAGGGCGCCGCGAAGGCGAAGCCGGCGCGCGTGAAGCTGCCGCTGGTCACGGTCGCGAACTCGCCCGACAAGGCCGCTGCGCTGGCGGGGCTCGAACGCTGGAAGGCGCGCCATCCGCGGGTCGCGGAGAGACTCGCCGTCGACGACGTGCTGGTCGACGCCATGCGCGGGCGCTCGTCGACCTGGACGCGCGTGCGCGTGAACCTGCGCCACGTGCCCGAGGCCGAGCGCCCGGCGCCGGAGACCCCCGACCCCGACGACGACCCGACGCGCGCGTGGCGCTCGGCCCGGCGCAAGCGCGGCGGCGACGCGTGACTCAGGCGCCCGAAGCGAAGATCTCCGCCAGCTCGTGCGGCGGCACGACCTCGAGCTGCGCATAGCTGCAGTCGCGCGGCGGCTTGTCGGGCCGCCAGCGGCGGAAGTGCGCGATGTGCCGGAAGCGCGTGCCCTGCATGTGGTCGTAGGCGACCTCGGCCACGAGCTCCGGCCGCAGCGGCTCCCACGACAGGTCCTTGTCACGGCTCCAGCGGCTCCTGGCGCCGGGACGCCGCTGCCTGCTCTCGTCGGCTGGACCCGCCCAGTCCCGCCAGGGGTGGTCGGCAAGCGCCTGGCTGCGGTACGGCGCGAGGAACGCCACCAGCTCGCGCCGCTTCGCCTCGCTGAAGCTCGAGGCCACACCCACGTGCTGGAGTGCCCCGGCGTCGTCGAACAGCCCGAGCAGGAGCGACCCGATCGCCTGATCGCGCCCGTTCTTGTGCCAGCGGAAGCCGGCGACCACACAGTCGCAGTCGCGCTCGTGCTTCACCTTGAACATGACCCGCTTGTTGGGCTCGTACCTGCCCGACTCGGGCTTCGCCATGACTCCATCCAGCCCGGCGCCCTCGAAGCGCCGGAACCAGTCGGCGGCGATGGCCCGATCTTCGGTCGCGGGAGTCAGGTGGAGCGGCGGCTCGGCGCGCGCCAGCAGCCGCTCGAGCGCCGCGCGCCGCGCGCGGAACGGCACGCCGCGCAGGTCGCGGTCGCCCTCGCACAACAGGTCGAAGAACACGATCGAGGCCGGGGTCTCTTTCGCGAGCAGCGTGACTCGCGAGGCGGCCGGGTGCAGGCGCTGCTGCAGCGCCTCGAAGTCGAGCCCGCCCTCGGAGGCGATCACGAGCTCGCCGTCGAGCACGCAGCGCTCTGGGAGCTGCGCGAGCAGGGGGGCACGCAGCTCGGGGAAGTAGCGATCGAGTGGCCGCTCCTCGCGGCTCTGGATGAACAGCTCTTCCCCGTCGCGGAACACGAGCACGCGGAAGCCGTCCCACTTGGGCTCGAAGATCAGCCCGGGGCCGCTCGGGATCTGGGCCACGCGCTTGGCGAGCATCGGCAGGACCGGCGGGGGCACCGGGAGTTGCACGCCGGCATTCTAGTCGTTGCGCGGCGCGCCCGATGCTGCGACGCTGCGCGTGTGACTGCGCGCGTGTTCCTGCTCTCGCCGGCGAGCTGCGCCGGGCAGCGCGGCAAGCTCTTGCTGCGCGGCGACGCGTCGTTCGAGCTGGCGCTGCGCTTGCGCCACGAGGGCGCCGAGCTGGGCGAGGTGTTCAGCTTCGTCTCCGCGCTGTATTTCCGCGGCAAGCTCAGCTACGCGCGCCGCTTCGCGCGCCCGCCCGCCGGAGCGCCCGGGGTATCGGTGATCACCTCGAGCCGCGGCTTGCTCGCGCCCGAGACGCGCATCGGCCTGGGCGACCTGCGCAGCTTCGCGCAGGTCAGCATCTCCGCCGAGAGCGGCCGCTACCTGCGCGCGCTGCGCGACGCCGCCCACGAGCTGCGCGCCCGGCTCGGCCCCGACAGCGAGGTGGTCCTGCTGGGCAGCATCGCCACGCCGAAGTACGTCACGCCGCTCGTCGAGGTGTTCGGGAAGTCACTCGTCTTCCCTCCCGACTTCGTGGGCCGCGGAGACATGAGCCGCGGCGGGCTGTTGCTGCGCGCGGCGCGCGCGGGCGACGAGCTCGGCTACGGACCCGTCGACGGTGCGGTCCGGCACGGCGCGCGCCCGAAGCGCCTGGACGACTGAGCGGGCCGTATCTCTCGCGAGATACGACCCGCTCATTCTCCGCCGAGGGGTTGCGGGGCTCAGCGGATCATGCGGCTCACGTCCTCGTTGAGGCGCCGCACCTCGTCGGCGGACACCTCCACGAAGTCGGGCTTGGGCTGGGTCAGGTCGGCGAAGGTGATCGCCGCCGAGTCCGGCGCGGTGCAGAACACCTGCTCGACGTCGCGCACGCGCACGGTGACCAGCAGGTTGCCGGTCGCCTTGGAGAAGAAGCGCACCAGGAAGTCGAAGCCGCGCGTCGCCGGGTCCTGGACCGCGTCGAGCGTGCAGAAGCCGGCCTGGCCGCTCACGTTCGCGCTGGGCAGGCCGGTGCGGGCGTGGCGGCCGCTCACCGGCGAGAGCACCGGTACGTTCGTGGTCGGGTCGCGGTCGATGGTGCCGAAGACCAGCGCGTCGCGGCGGCCGGGGCCGCCGTCGAACGAGTCACTGCCGTCGCCG
This region includes:
- a CDS encoding DNA primase small subunit domain-containing protein, yielding DPGPGVTWPDVRRVALEVKSLLDDHQLIGWPKTSGSRGMHINVRIAPRWPFGEVRRAALALAREIERRAPQLATSKWWKEERRGVFLDYNQNAKDRTTCSAYSVRPLDDARVSTPLTWAEVPDCEPADFTVFTVPARLAKMGDPHAGIDRAAGSLEPLLELAARDEAAGLGDAPWPPHFRKMEGEAPRVAPSRKKGAAKAKPARVKLPLVTVANSPDKAAALAGLERWKARHPRVAERLAVDDVLVDAMRGRSSTWTRVRVNLRHVPEAERPAPETPDPDDDPTRAWRSARRKRGGDA
- a CDS encoding ATP-dependent DNA ligase → MQLPVPPPVLPMLAKRVAQIPSGPGLIFEPKWDGFRVLVFRDGEELFIQSREERPLDRYFPELRAPLLAQLPERCVLDGELVIASEGGLDFEALQQRLHPAASRVTLLAKETPASIVFFDLLCEGDRDLRGVPFRARRAALERLLARAEPPLHLTPATEDRAIAADWFRRFEGAGLDGVMAKPESGRYEPNKRVMFKVKHERDCDCVVAGFRWHKNGRDQAIGSLLLGLFDDAGALQHVGVASSFSEAKRRELVAFLAPYRSQALADHPWRDWAGPADESRQRRPGARSRWSRDKDLSWEPLRPELVAEVAYDHMQGTRFRHIAHFRRWRPDKPPRDCSYAQLEVVPPHELAEIFASGA